CTGCTCCCTCCCCTCCCCGACCGCACTCCCGGCCAGGACCTCGGCGCACAGGCAGCGCAAGCCAGTCCCCTCACCCGCGTCGGGCAGCACCATACCCGGCGCACCCAGGCCGCACAGGCCGGCACCGGCGTCCGACTGTTCTTCGGCAAGGCCGATGCTGTGGTAGTACGGATACCCGTCCCCCGAGCGCAGCCGGATACCAATGCCGCGGCACCCGGTGAGGTCCCGGAAAAACCGCCCCGTGCGCGACATCAGCTCGTCGAGGTTCACGGCCTCGTTGCAGATGCGCAACAGTTCGACGGTGGCGTTGCGCCGCATCTCCTCGCGTTTGCGCCCGGTGATGTTGTCGAACAAGGCTACGAAAAAGCCGTGCTCCACGCTGTACAGCGATACCGCCCACCACTGTTCGAGTGGTGCAAGGTAGATCTCCAGGTGTTCCGGGAGTCCCGGATCGGCCACCCGGCCGCAGGCGGCGATGAGCTCGGCATTGGTCTCGCGCACCCGGGGGAGCACCTGCGAAACCCGCCTGCCGACCAGTTCCTCGACCCCGGTCAGCTGCAGCAGGGCGCGGTTCACGTTCAGGAATACGAAATCGTCCACCGCTCCCGAGGGCTCCCGGACCAGGCGGCAGGAAGCAAACCCCTCCAGCATGTTCTGGAACAGCTGCTGGTAGTCCTGCTTGCTCTTTTGCAGCGCCCGCTCCGCCTGTTTTTGCACCGTGACGTCGCTCAGCATCACCAGCAGGCAGGGAATCCCCTCCAGCACCACCACGTCGGCCGCGTAGAGGACATCGATCACCTCACCCGAGTTGCGCTTCAGTTGCAGCTCCTGGCTGAAGCCGTTCCCCGCCCGGATGGCCGCGACGATCTTGCCGCGGGTCTCATCGTCGAGGTAGATGCCTAGTTCCTGTGCGGTGCGGCCCAGCACCTCCTCCCGCTGAAAACCGAGCAGGCGCAGCCAGGCCGGGTTCACGTCCATGAGTCGCCCGTCGTCGACGGCAGCAATTCCGATCGCCACCGGCGCGTGGTCGAAGATGGTTCGGAAGCGGTTTTCGCTGTCCCTGAGGGCCGCCTCGGTCTGCTTGAGCTGGGTGATGTCCACCAGGGTCGAAAGGATGACCCGCTCCCCCCCCACCGTCAGCAGTTGCGACGACAGCTGGGCGACGAACCGCTCCCCGTTCTTGCGCAAGAATTCCTGTTCCCACCCACGCAGCGTCCCAGTCTCCCGCAACTGCCCCAGGAAGCGCTCTACGTCGTCCCGATTGGGCCAGATGTGACGCCCCGACCTGCCGATCGCCTCTTCCCTGCTGTACCCGGTCAGGGCCTCCCAGGTCTCGTTCACATCCAGGAAGATGCCGTCCTCGAACCGGCTCAGGGCGATGGCTGCCGGATTGCCGGCAAAGGCGCGCGAGAACTTCTCCTCCGACTTCAGCAGGGCCTCTTCGGCCTGGCGCCGCGCGGAAACATCCTGGAGCACCGCCAGCACCGAGCTTGCTCCGCCGCCGCTGGGCAGGAGGTTGAGCGTGGTCTGGCAGTAGATCGACGCGCCGTCCCGTCTCAGCAGGCCGAGTTCCGTCTGCACCGCCTCACGTCGGCTCCCGCCCAGGCTGCCGAGGCTCTCCCGACAGGTCTGCCGGTCCTCAGGATGGGTCACGGCGAACAGGTCCATGTCCAGCAGTTCCGTTTCTTGGTAGCCGGTCATGCGGCAGAAGGCGGGGTTGACCTTGAGAAACCTGCCGCTGACGGGCTCGAGCCTTGCCTCGCCGACGCTCGACTCCATGAACATGATGCGGAACTGTTCTTCCGTTTCCTGTAGACGCTCCTCGGCCATGCGCCGCTCCATCTCCAGGAGCTCGATGCGCGCCTCAGCCAGCTTCGCCTCGGAGCTGCTTGCCTCGGCGCGTGCGTCCGTCTCGCCGTCGAGGGCCGTCTGCAGCCGCTCGTGCAAATAGCCGAACAGGATGCCCATAACGACGAAAACGAGAACCGAGGCGAGGTGGCTCGGCTGGTACAGCAGCAGCGAGAACGGCGGCGGGATGAAGACATAGATGATGAGCAGTGCGGAGATGACGGTGGCGGCGACGGCAGCCCGTTTGCCTCCCAGGCGGGAGCTGAGATAGACGGCGGGGTAGAAGAGCAGGTAGGCGAATGGTTGCAAGTAATTCCAGAGCAGCAACTGGAGCGCGCAGGCCAGGAACGGGAGCAGAAGTGCCAGTAGAACCTTCTTCTTTGTAGGCACTTCGTCCAAGCGTTCCTCCTTCAGTGCACACTCAGGAGCTGATCATGCACCCCGAGGTTACTGACAATGAGTAGATTTTGAACTCTATCAGGAAGAACGAGATAGGAGTTTCCGCAGGCGTGGCAGCAGTTAGGAGTACCAGCGGCAGAGACTAGTCTACCTTGCCGAATCTCATTTGCAACTCACACCTAAGTGTCAGCGGATCCAGAACCTGCCATCTTCCTGCCTGATAAAACCCTCCCGCTCGAGCTGTGCCAGGTTGCGCGCCAGCAGCGCTCCTTCCAGGGTGAGCTTTTCCTCCAACCGCCCCAGGGGCACCCCCGGCTCGGCCAGGATCGCCCTCAAGATCAGGCTGCGCTGCTCGCGGTTGGAGCCCCGAAACGGCGACTGGCGCACGTGGTGTGCGCTCTTGCGGCTCGGGTTGGCCCGGCCGCGCTTGAGGGACGCGCCGTAGTCCATCAGCGCGTAGTACCATTGGCGCGGGTCGTCCCGGTCCAGGGTGAGCTCGACCAGGGGAAGGATCTCGGCGTCGCGCACCGACTCGCTGTCCGGGAAAAAGTGGTGGATGAAGACGGACCGGATGTTGGTCTCGATGAAGGGAGTGGCGATGCCGAAGGCGAAGGCGGCGACGGCGCGGGCGGTGTAGGGGCCGATGCCCGGCAGCGACTCCAGCTGTGCCACCTCGCACGGAAGCGTTCCTGCGAAGCGCTCCAGCACTGCACGGGCGCACAGTTGCAGCGATACCGCCCGCCGGTTGTAGCCCAGCCCCTGCCAAAGCGACAGCACGCGGGAGAGTTCCGCCTCGGCCAGTTCCTGCCAGGTGGGGAATACCGCCAGGAACTCGAGGTACTTGTCGCGCACCCGGTCCACCTGGGTCTGCTGCAGCATGATCTCCGACACCAGGATGGCGTACGGGTCGTGGGTCTCCCGCCAGGGGAGGCGCCGCCCCTGGCTGCGGTAGTGGTCGAGGACCGTGTGCCGAAACAGGTTCAGGTCTGCTGTCGTAACAGTTTCATGCATCTGCCGCCTCCACAGCGCCGTCGGCGTCCTTCCGCTCGGCCCGTCCGCGATTGTAGCGGCTTTGCTCTCGGTAACCAATATAAATCGAGCCCCCCCTGTCCGGCGTAATTTCACGTGCTCGGCAGGATGGCTGCCCCACAAAGCGCTCCCGGTGCGCATTTCCCTTTGTGAAGGTTCACCTGGGAATTTCGCGGATTGTTGGGTGCCGCTCCCTAGCGCTACACGTGGCCAGGATTCCCCCCTTTGCCTGTGCTTTCACCCCATTTACCCTTTGACATCCCCCGGCCACTACCTTAACCTGTCGCCTCACCTCCACCGTAGCAAGGTCACGACATGCACAGCAGATTTTCACCTGCCCTCACCGGCGCCCTGGCCATGGTCATCTGCGGCTTTTTATGGAGCCTCGCCGGCCTGTTCATCAAGATCCTAAACTGGAACCCTTTTCTCATCGCCGGATTGAGGAGCCTGATCGCCTTCCTGTTCCTTTTTGCCCTGGTCGGCACGGTGCGTCTCAAGTGGTCCCGTCCGCTCCTTGGCGCCGCCCTCGCCAACGCGGCCACCATGCTTTTGTTCGTCGCTGCCAACAAGACCACCACCGCGGCCAACGCCATTTTGCTGCAGTACCTGGCACCCGTGTTCACCGCCATTTTCAGCGTCGTGTTCCTCAAGGAGCACCTGTACCGCGAGCAGGTGCTCGCCCTGGTCATGACCCTCGTCGGCATGGTGGTGCTGTTTTTGGACCGCCTTTCTCCGGGACAGCTCCTCGGCAACCTCATGGCCCTCACCTCGGCCTTCACCTTTGCGCTGATGTTCATCTTCACCCGGATGCAAAAGGACGGAGACCCGCTGCAGTCGTTCATGGCCTCCCACGCCGTGGCCGCCCTGGTCGCCTTGGGCGTTGCCGTCTTCCTCCCCCTCCCTGTCTTCACCGCCAAGGGGATCGGCAGCATCCTCATCCTCGGCGTGGTGCAGATCGGCCTGGCCGCGTTCTTCTTTTCCTACGGTATAAAACGGATCTCGGCCGTCACCGCCAACCTCCTGGCCGTCATCGAGCCGGTGTTCAACCCGGTCTGGGTCTTCCTGGTCCTCGGTGAAGCACCAACCGCCAACACCCTGGTCGGCGGCGCGCTCATCCTCGGCTCCGTCACCCTCGCCAGCTTGATCAGCGCCCGCAGGGTTCCCAAATATCCCTTAGCCTCCTCTTAAAATCCTATTGCAGCAAAAAAAGCAAAGGTATATATTGCCGCATGACTTGCGCGGGTTTACCTGCGTCGGTCACCACACCGCGAGGTGTACCTTTGTCAGAAACTGAGGAGGAGAGTAATGCCTGATTGCGAGCTTTTGTCCGGATGCATTTTCTTCAACGACAAGATGTCCAACATGCCGTCCACCAGCACCGTGTTCAAGATGATGTACTGCAATGACAATTTCGAGGGATGTGCGCGTTACATGGTGCGCAAGCAGCTGGGAAAGGATGCCGTCCCTGAGGACCTCTTCCCCAACCAGGCTGACCGGGCCAGGGAGGTCCTGGGCAGGGGTTGACATCGCACGGCGGGAGTTGTATAGAACCGTGTTGGCAAGGTAGCGCTTAAGCACAGATAAAAGGCCGCGGGAATCCGAGGCCTTTTTTAGTGCTGCAGGGAACCCGCAGTGGCCAGAGGTAGAGGGGAAATGGTTTCAGCAGAACACGATGCATTGAAAAGGGGAGCGGCCCGGCTATCGGTGGCCTCGAACGCGACGCTGGTGGTGGCCAAGCTGGCAGTGGGCATGATCACCGGATCGGTCTCGGTGCTGTCCGAGGCGGTCCACTCCGGCGTCGACCTCGTCGCCGCGGGGATCGCCTGGTACTCGGTGCGGGAGTCGGGCAAGCCCGCCGACGAGGACCACCACTACGGCCACGGCAAGATCGAGAACGTCGCCGGCACCATCGAGGCCGTCCTCATCTTCGGCGCCGCCTTCTACATCATCTGGGAGGCGGTCCAAAAGCTTCGCGCCGGGGTGGTGGAAATCGAGGGGCTGGGGCTGGGTGCGGCGGTTATGGCCGTCTCGGCGATCGCCAACTACCTCGTCTCCCGACACCTGTTGAACGTCGCCGCCGCCACCGACTCGGTGGCACTGGAAGCCGACGCCATGCACCTGCGCACCGACGTCTACACCTCGGCCGGCGTCTTGGGCGGACTGGTTGCCATCAAGCTCACCGGCATCCCGATGCTCGACCCGCTGGTCGCCATCGTGGTCGCGCTCATGATCATCAAGGCGGCCTGGGACCTGACCCAGAGCGCGTTCTTCCACATCCTCGACGTGAAACTGCCGGAAGAAGAGGAGGCGGTCATCCACGATGTGCTGGAGCACTACCGCGAGCACCTCATCGAGTACCACAAGCTGCGCACCCGCAAATCGGGACACCTGCGCTACATCGACATGCACCTCGTGGTCCCCCGGCAGATGACCGTGGAGGCGGCGCACACGCTGAGCCACGAGATCACCGCCCAGATCGAGCAGCGGCTACCCTACAGCCACATCCTGGTGCACCTCGAGCCCTGCCCCGGCGGCTGCGACCGCTGCACGCTTGAGTGTCCCAAGCTTCCGCCAGGTGACCGCTAGGCCGGCGGCAGATCGCCCTTTCAATCGGCCTGTTCGCCCTTCGGCAGGTCCTCCACGTCCCTCTTCCCCGGGATGGTGAAGTAAAAGGTGGCCCCCTCACCGACCTTGCCTTCGGCCCAGATCCTTCCCCCGTGCCGCTTGACGATCCGGTGCGAAGTCGCCAGTCCGATCCCCGCCCCGTCGAACTCGGCGGAGCCGTGCAGCCTTTCAAAGGCCCGGAAGAGCTTGTGCCGATAGGCCATGTCGAAGCCGGCCCCGTTGTCCTGGACGAAGATAACCTGCTCTCCCTCCTTCTCGCAGGTCCCGAATTCGATACGAGCCTGCTCTTTTTTGGCGGTGTACTTCCAGGCGTTGCCGATCAGGTTCTCAATCAACTGCCGCAACAGGGAGCGGTCACCCCAGGCCATGACCTGCTCCTGCACCACGGCCTCCACCTCGCGTTGCGGCTCGGTCTCGCGGAACATCCGCAGTGCCTGCCGCACCAGTTCGCTCAGGTCGACCGAGTCGAACACCATGGTTGCCCGGCTCATTCTCGACAGCTCCAGCAGCTGGTCGATCATCGATCCCATCCTGCTCGAGGCGCCCTGGATCCGGTGCAGGTAGGTCCTTGCTTCTGCGCACAGTTGTTCCCCGTAATCCTCTTCGATCATGGAGCTGTAGCTGTTTATGTGCCGCAACGGCGCACGCAGGTCGTGCGATACCGAATAGCTGAAGGCTTCCTGCTCCCGGATCGCCTCCTCCAGTTCTGCCGTCCTTTCCCTGACCCGCTGATCCAGTCCCGCGTTGAGGGCAGTGATCTTCTCTTCGTGCCGCTTGCGCTCGCTGATGTCACGCAGGTTCACGAAGGAGCCGCCTGAATCGTCCAGCAGCACCGAGCTTATCTCGGCGATGAAGGGAGTACCGTCCTTCCTCAGGCAGGTAAGCTCGCGTCTCACCTTGCCCAGTACCGCCCTCTCCCTGAGAAAGCCCATCAGGCGCCGCTCCTCGGGGTGGATGAGCGGCTTGCGGCCCCGGGCCCGGAATTCCGCCTCCGTCATGCCGAACATGTCGCAGGCAGCACCGTTGGCGGCCAGGATGGTGCCGTTCGGGCCGGCCACGAGGATCGCGTCCATGCTGTTTTCGAAGAGGTCGCGGTAGCGGCTTTCGCTGCGGCGCAGCGCTTCCTCGGTTTTCTTGCGCTCGCTCACCTCTTTAAGCAGCGCCGCGTTGCGCTCCTCAAGCTCCCTCGTCCGCTGTTCGACCAGCGCCTCCAGGTGGCGGCGATACTGCAGCAGTTCCCGCTCCACCATCTTTTGCTCGGAGATGTCGAACACGACGCCGATGTAGATCGGCCCGTCCTCGGTTAGAGGCCGTCCGCGTGACAAGAGCCAGCGCTCGCTCTCCTCCTGGTCCCAGACCCGCCACTCGACTTCGATTTCCCCCCTGGAACGCACCGCTTCCCGCACGGTCTGCTCGATCCGGTCGCGGTCTTCAGGATGAACCGCCCGGCGCCAGGAGTCGTACGACGGCTTGCAACTGCGCGGGGAAAGCCCGTACAGCTTCCAGAGCCCTTCGCTCCAGACGGTTTCGTTGGTGGCCGTGTTCCACTCCCACGCGCCGGCATGCGCCGCCTGGTAGGCATGCTTTAGCCGCGCCGCCCCGGCCCGCAGCGCTTCCTCGGTGCGCTTGCGCTCCGTAATGTTCTGCAGCGTGGTCAGGGCGTACTCGCCCTCGGCCATGGTGATTACATTCACGTTGGTGAGCACCGTGACCGGCTGTCCCGACCTGGCGTAGAGAGTCTGCTCCAGGTTGACGACACTTCTGCGCCTGGCCAGTGCAGCGAGCACCGGGCCCCACTCCTCCGCTTCCCTGCTGATGCAGACGTCCACGAAAGTCCTCCCCCTCAGTTCCTCCTTGGTGTAGCCGAAGAGTTTGAGGAAGGCGTGATTGGCATCGATGAATGTATGCTCCGGAAGCTTGGTGAGTACTGCGGGGAGAGAAGCCTTGGTGAAAAAGAGGCGAAAATTGTCGTTACTGGTTGAAGGAAAGGATTTTACTCTTCTGACACTTGTTCGGGATGCCGTTACAGGTATCATGACAGGAAAACTCCCATTTCGTGACAGTTCAACAGACGGCGTTTAATCAAAACTACCGTATAGCTTAACTAAGTCAATGAGTGTTCCTTCCCGCCTGTCCGTTGCTCCGCAGACCGGCAGCTGACGACAAGGCGGATGTCGACTGCCGCTGGGCTGCCCTGTTTCCCGGTTCGGCTTTACGCGCCGAGGCCTGTCTGGCGCGGCTTTTTGGTAGCCGCAGACCGGCAAAGAAAAAGGGGCGTCTCAGTTCGAAACGCCCCGGTAGCGGCTGCCGCATGGCAAGCCGTCTTCTCCATTTTGTTGATGAGATTTCGTTAAATCCCTCCGATACGAGCCGAAGATCGGGGGGGGGGGGGAAGTCTCAGGCGCCCACCCCGCAGGTGAAGATCCTCAAGTACTGCTGCACCAGGTCCTCGTCCCGCTCCGGCGAGTGGCTGATCAGGTTCTCGGTGGCAAGGCTGCTCAAAAAGAAGTAATTCACCATCCCCGCCAGCGCCAGCGCCGCGTTGGTCGGGTCCACATCCTCACGGAACCTCTTCTGCCGTTTCCCTTCTTCGATCGCCTGCGCCATGATCACGATCACCTCGTCGATGACCGGCATGACCAGCGTGCTGAAAAAAGCCGTCGGGTTGGTTAGCTCACTGGTGTAGAAGCGCAGCAGGTACGGGTTGTCCCGGTGCCTGCGGAAGGTCCAGCGCAGGTAGCTCTCCACCATCTCCACCGGGTCGCTCACCCGCTCCCTGATGGCGTGAATCTCCGCGAAACAGGCGAACTGCCGCTGCAGCACCGCGGAGTAAAGCCCTTCCTTCCCCCCGAAATGGTACGAGATCATCGAGATGCTCGCTCCTGCCGCCTGGGAAAGCTCACGGATGCTCACGCCGTGCAGCCCCCGCTCCGAGAAGAGCTGCGTCGCCACATCCAATAACTTCTTGTTGCACTCCGTTTTTTCCATTGCCTACCCCGGCCGATTGATTTGCGCGCGCCAACATTAGCAAAAAAGCCCGCCAAATACCAATTCTATATTGCAAATAAAACATCGTACTGTTATGTTGTATTCGCCCGAACGATCGTTCGATAACGCTTATTAATCTTCCCGTCGCGAGCACGGGATCACATCAGCAAAGGAGGATCCAGATTAATGTCTGAATTGCACAACAGGATCAGAAAGTCCAGCCTTCACTCCCGGATCACCACCGTCGACCAGGTAATACCGATGTTCAAAAACGGCATGAGCCTCGGCTGGTCCGGCTTCACCCCCGCCGGCTATCCCAAGGCGGTACCCATCGCCCTCGCCGACCACGTCGAGAAGAACCAGCTGCAGGGCAAACTGAGATTCAACCTCTTCATCGGCGCCTCCGTCGGCGTCGAGACCGAAGACCGCTGGGCCTCGCTGGACATGATCGACCGCCGCTGGCCCTACCAGACCGGCAAGAACATCCAGGCCGGCATCAACGAGGGGCGCATCCGCATGGGTGACAAGCACCTCTCCATGTTCGCGCAGGATCTGGGCTACGGCTTCTACACCAAGGACAACGGCGGCCGGCTCGACCTCGCCATCATCGAGTGCTCCGCCATCACCGAAAACGGCGACCTCGTCCTCACCGCCTCCTGCGGCGCCGTGCCCGAGATCGTTCAGATCGCCGACAAGATCATCATCGAGATCAACACCTCGATCCCCAACTTCGAAGGTCTGCATGACATCGTCGAGCCGATCACCCCGCCCAACCGCCTCCCGTACCTCATCTGCCGCGTCGACGACCGCGCCGGCTCCCCTTACGTCCGCGTCGATAACGACAAGATCGTCGCCATCGTCGAGTCGGACAAGGCGGACAACGGCCGCGCCTTCAGCGAGCAGGACGACACCTCGGAAGCGATCGCCGCGCACATCATCGACTTCTTCTCCGCCGAGGTGAAGGCCGGGCGCCTGCCGAAAAACCTCCTGCCGCTGCAGTCCGGGGTCGGCTCCATCGCCAATGCCGTCATCGGCGGCCTGGCCAACGGCCCCTTCACCGAGTTGAAGGTCTGGACCGAAGTGCTGCAGGACACCATGCTCGACTTCTTCGACTCCGGCAAGCTCGACTTCGCCTCCACCGTGTCGCTCTCCTTCTCCGTGGACGGCTTCAAGCGCTTCTACGGCAACTGGGACAAGTACTCGAACAAGGTGATGATGCGTCCGCTCTCCATCGCCAACCACCCCGAGCCGATCCGCCGCCTTGGCTGCATCGCCATGAACACCCCGGTCGAGTTCGACATCTACGCCCACGCCAACTCGACCCTGGTCGGCGGCACCAGGATGATCAACGGCATCGGCGGTTCCGGCGACTTCCTGAGAAACGCCTACCTCTCCATCATGCACACGCCGTCGGCGCGCCCGACCAAGACCGACCCAACCGGCATCACCTGCGTCGTGCCGCACGTGCCGCACGTCGACCACACCGAGCATGACCTCGACGTCCTGGTCACCGAGCAGGGTCTCGCCGACCTGCGCGGCCTCGATCCCAAGAGCCGCGCCAAGCTCATCATCCAGAAATGCGCGCACCCCGACTACAAGCCGCTCCTCGCCGACTACTTCGAGCGCGCCGCGCACGACTGCCTGGGCAGGAAGGCCGGCCACGAGCCGCAGCTTCTGGACCGCGTTTTCAAGATGCAGGTGAACCTGGCCAAGAAGGGAACCATGAAGATCGACAACTGGGACATCTAGACAGTCGTCATCACACCAAAGCAGGAAAACGGCAGGATGCCCGGGAGGCTCCTGCCGTTTTCTGTTTGAACATGCACAGCACAATGATCTATTGCTACCGATAGATCTTTTTTTCATTCTTAAAATACTGAATCGAATATTCATCTCATGGATTATTTTTTTTGACCGAAATGATGCAATGACTGCACAAGACAGTACTCTTGTTGTCATCGAGGAGGTGATCTATGAGAATAACAATGAGCGACTATGTCGGTAGTAGTTGCGAAGCAGTAAGCAACTCCCACCAGTTTGTCTACCTCTGGTTCCGGACCGGCGGCAATCCCTGCCTTCAGTGTGGCGTGAAAGCGGAAACCTGCGACTGGTATCACCAGTTGGCCCGCACCACGCCCCGGGTTGCCGAAGCCTGAACCTTTTAGGTTAAAAAATTTAAATATTGTTGTACCCTCTAGGGATGGAAAATCTCCGCATCCAGATATGCACCATCCTTGTCCTCGTCCTCGCGGCTGTACCGGCCGCGGCCTTTCCCATCCCCGAGCGCCTGATCTACGAGGCGACCTGGTCCGGCATCAAGGCCGGCTCGGCAATTCTCGAAGTCACCCCCCAGGGCGACGAACTCCGCCTTACCAATACTATCCGGTCGACTGGCGTCGTCTCCGCCTTCTTCAAGATCGATGACCGGATCGAATCCGTCATCACCCGCGCCGGCAAGCCGAAGTTCTTCCGGGAGAACAAACGGGAGGGGAGTTACCGGGCCGCGCGGGAAGCGACCTTCAACTTCACCACGCTCAGGGCCAACAGTGTCGACCTGTTGAAAAAGATCGAACAGACCGATCCCATTACCCCCGGCACCTACGACAGCCTCTCCAGCATCTACTTCATCCGCGCCAGCGATCTACCCCCGGGGCGCTCCCTCTCCTTCGAGATCTACGACACCAAGCACTTGTGGAACACGGAAGTCCGGGTGGTGCAGCGACAGGAAGTAAAAACGCCGCTCGGGAAATTCAAGACCGTGATGGTCACCTCCCGGCTCAGGCACAATGGCGAGGAGGCCAAGGTCGGCAATACCACCTTCTGGTTTACCGATGACAGCCGCAGGATCCCCGTGAAGATAACCAGCACCATGAAGGTAGGCCAGGTTACCCTCACCCTGGTCGGCGGTCTTTAGTCCGTCACCCACGGGGAAAGCAGTTGCGGTTCCCTCCTTCTTTAAGGTACGATGCTCCGAAACCGACATCAGAGTGCGTACCAACCCGATGACAGAAACCATTCCCCAC
This window of the Geomonas agri genome carries:
- a CDS encoding DUF3108 domain-containing protein encodes the protein MENLRIQICTILVLVLAAVPAAAFPIPERLIYEATWSGIKAGSAILEVTPQGDELRLTNTIRSTGVVSAFFKIDDRIESVITRAGKPKFFRENKREGSYRAAREATFNFTTLRANSVDLLKKIEQTDPITPGTYDSLSSIYFIRASDLPPGRSLSFEIYDTKHLWNTEVRVVQRQEVKTPLGKFKTVMVTSRLRHNGEEAKVGNTTFWFTDDSRRIPVKITSTMKVGQVTLTLVGGL